The following are encoded together in the Bradymonas sediminis genome:
- a CDS encoding transposase, with protein sequence MGRRIRIQQAEAIHFVTNRCFQQRFFLRPSKEANRIVLGCLARAAAMHHVRLFAFVFMSNHFHMLVQAPFMNLPEFMRDFQSSLARELNRLHGREGDFFERRYSSEQVLDDEAFLDRLSYTLNNPCNDHLVRHIEDWPGVSSWDFHTTGEPMVGEWLDRRELRRLRRKDASACIKDAYRTYRLELATPPMFDDLDAVLARAKICEHIADGARELQKERARRRIRCAGPAKAMGKHWSNRPKAPKKSIRPLCHSGCPKLRHAHREQVWATTDAYKVAMGRWRKGRSKPSFPVGTIPPGYTACVGGPPRPAPFVAVEWPA encoded by the coding sequence ATGGGACGACGCATCCGCATTCAGCAGGCAGAGGCGATTCACTTCGTAACCAACCGTTGCTTCCAGCAGCGCTTCTTTCTTCGGCCGTCAAAGGAGGCCAACCGCATCGTCCTGGGGTGTCTGGCCCGGGCGGCGGCCATGCACCACGTGCGTCTGTTCGCGTTCGTGTTCATGAGCAACCACTTCCATATGCTCGTGCAGGCGCCGTTTATGAACCTGCCCGAGTTTATGCGCGATTTCCAGTCGTCGCTCGCCCGGGAGCTCAACCGGCTGCACGGGCGTGAGGGTGACTTCTTTGAGCGGCGCTACTCGTCCGAGCAGGTCCTCGATGACGAGGCATTCCTCGACCGACTTAGTTACACGCTCAACAACCCCTGCAACGACCACCTGGTGCGCCACATCGAGGACTGGCCGGGGGTGAGTTCCTGGGACTTCCACACGACCGGGGAGCCGATGGTCGGCGAGTGGCTCGACCGCCGGGAGCTACGCCGGCTTCGACGAAAAGACGCCAGCGCCTGCATAAAAGACGCCTACCGAACCTACAGGCTCGAGCTGGCCACGCCGCCGATGTTCGACGACCTCGACGCGGTCTTGGCCCGGGCGAAGATCTGCGAGCATATCGCTGACGGTGCCCGCGAGCTTCAAAAGGAGCGCGCCAGGCGGCGCATCAGGTGTGCGGGCCCGGCCAAGGCCATGGGCAAACACTGGTCCAATCGACCCAAAGCTCCCAAGAAGTCGATCCGCCCGCTATGCCACAGCGGCTGCCCAAAGCTTCGTCACGCGCACCGGGAGCAGGTATGGGCGACCACCGACGCCTATAAGGTCGCCATGGGCCGATGGCGCAAGGGTAGGTCCAAACCTAGCTTTCCTGTAGGCACCATCCCGCCGGGCTATACGGCCTGCGTGGGAGGACCGCCGCGACCTGCACCTTTCGTCGCAGTCGAGTGGCCCGCCTGA
- a CDS encoding ABC transporter ATP-binding protein, whose amino-acid sequence MAQVELEDVQIAYEDHIAVDGVSLSLEVGEVHVLLGQSGSGKSTILRALAGFERVRKGELRIGGRTVDGDVFAAPEDRPVGLVFQDYALFPHMSVGQNVAFGVGRGAPIIDELLELIGLAHRRDAMPGELSGGEQQRVALARALAREPEVLLFDEPFSNLDPELRADLRRQTFELVRDRGLTTLLVTHSAEEAMDVADRISVLRSGKLLQTGMARTLYQQPSTIEVASGLGPANVLEAEVSAGVVRCALGEVELGRVSGDPRGEGILVIRPEDIVVARGSGAVRIVRERFLGDRVFREIAVGGRVLMSSRPAWEPDAQDRAIQVRRAHWIPLNRGA is encoded by the coding sequence ATGGCTCAAGTTGAGCTCGAAGATGTCCAGATCGCCTACGAGGACCATATCGCAGTAGATGGGGTTTCGCTGAGCCTTGAGGTGGGCGAGGTGCACGTTCTGCTCGGACAGTCGGGCTCCGGGAAGTCGACGATATTGCGCGCGCTCGCCGGTTTTGAGCGGGTGCGAAAAGGGGAGTTGCGCATCGGCGGCAGGACCGTCGACGGCGACGTGTTTGCGGCACCCGAAGACAGGCCTGTGGGGCTGGTCTTCCAGGATTACGCGCTTTTCCCGCATATGTCGGTGGGGCAGAACGTCGCCTTCGGTGTGGGCCGGGGAGCGCCCATCATCGACGAGCTATTGGAGCTCATCGGGCTCGCGCATCGGCGCGACGCAATGCCCGGAGAACTCAGCGGTGGAGAACAGCAGCGGGTGGCGTTGGCGCGCGCGTTGGCCAGGGAGCCCGAAGTGCTCCTATTCGACGAGCCGTTTAGCAACCTCGACCCGGAGTTGCGAGCCGACCTGCGCCGCCAGACCTTCGAGCTGGTTCGCGACCGCGGGCTCACGACTTTATTGGTGACCCATTCGGCCGAAGAGGCGATGGACGTGGCTGATCGCATCAGCGTGCTGCGCAGTGGGAAGCTTCTGCAGACCGGGATGGCGCGTACGCTGTATCAGCAGCCTTCGACGATCGAGGTCGCCAGCGGGCTGGGGCCGGCCAACGTCCTAGAGGCTGAAGTGAGCGCCGGGGTTGTTCGCTGCGCGTTGGGCGAGGTGGAGTTGGGACGGGTTAGCGGCGACCCTCGAGGCGAAGGGATATTGGTCATTCGGCCCGAAGATATCGTCGTGGCCCGGGGGAGCGGGGCGGTGCGTATCGTTCGGGAGCGGTTTCTTGGGGACCGGGTTTTTCGCGAGATAGCGGTGGGCGGTCGCGTGTTGATGTCGTCGCGACCGGCGTGGGAGCCGGACGCGCAGGATCGTGCGATTCAAGTGCGCCGCGCGCATTGGATTCCGTTAAACCGAGGCGCCTGA
- a CDS encoding ABC transporter permease — translation MSDWSKLGARALGGLLGVVVVAPFIWLVLRAWGGADQAGAILFNSAMLEAVVASLTLAAAVSIVCVLIALPLAWLTHATDMPARRHLRRIMVLPLAVPSYVSGFVVVALLGPSGLASDLGLPLPDVYGFFGAFVALLFVYPYVLLPLQAAMARVDPRTWEAARSLGASPLRAFREIILPAVRPAATRGGLLVGLYVLGDFGAVSLLRFPSLSYLIYVRYSSPFMRHEAVWYAFVLMLVALAFLAAGALIERRPKQARNTGTIRPWPVIALGPYRWVAFAFCVVVAGFGALLPIGVVGWWLIRGMAQGNTLIPLYTETLNSLGLAAGAAVLITFVGLIPALLHRFDSGRFSRFLDRSVHVGYTLPGIVVALALVYMGTRGFPWLYHTVWMLQLAYLIRFLPQASTTMADGLSQQNPRLYEAARSLGQSPMGAIRRVVLPVALPSLAAAGLAVFISVIKELPATILLKPPGFSTLAQRIWSLTQDAFFTATAPTVFVLLSLALGALWLRPDTDLRGQD, via the coding sequence TTGAGCGACTGGAGCAAATTGGGCGCGCGCGCGCTGGGGGGACTCCTCGGCGTGGTCGTGGTCGCCCCATTTATATGGCTGGTGCTGCGCGCTTGGGGCGGCGCAGACCAGGCAGGGGCGATTCTGTTCAACTCAGCGATGCTCGAAGCGGTCGTGGCTAGCTTGACGCTGGCCGCGGCTGTTTCGATCGTTTGTGTGTTGATCGCATTGCCGCTGGCGTGGTTGACGCACGCCACGGATATGCCGGCTCGGCGTCACTTGCGCCGGATCATGGTGTTGCCGCTCGCTGTCCCTTCGTATGTCTCCGGGTTTGTCGTCGTCGCGCTATTGGGGCCGTCGGGGCTCGCCAGTGACCTCGGCCTCCCGTTGCCGGACGTGTACGGGTTCTTCGGCGCGTTTGTCGCGCTCCTCTTTGTCTACCCATATGTGCTTCTTCCGCTGCAGGCTGCGATGGCGCGGGTTGACCCGCGCACCTGGGAGGCGGCTCGGTCGTTGGGAGCGTCGCCGCTTCGCGCGTTTCGCGAAATTATCTTGCCGGCGGTGCGCCCCGCGGCCACGCGCGGCGGGTTGCTCGTCGGGCTCTACGTGCTGGGCGACTTCGGGGCGGTCTCGCTGCTGCGATTCCCGTCGCTCAGCTACCTCATCTATGTGCGGTATAGTTCGCCGTTTATGCGCCACGAGGCGGTCTGGTACGCGTTCGTGTTGATGCTCGTCGCGCTCGCCTTCCTGGCGGCCGGGGCGTTGATTGAGCGCCGACCGAAACAAGCCCGAAACACCGGGACGATTCGACCGTGGCCGGTCATCGCTTTGGGACCTTATCGGTGGGTGGCGTTTGCGTTCTGCGTCGTGGTCGCGGGGTTCGGCGCGCTTCTCCCGATCGGCGTTGTGGGTTGGTGGCTGATTCGCGGCATGGCCCAGGGCAATACGCTGATCCCGCTCTATACCGAGACGCTCAATTCGCTCGGGTTGGCGGCCGGCGCGGCGGTCCTGATCACATTTGTCGGGCTGATCCCGGCGCTCCTGCATCGATTTGACTCCGGGAGGTTCTCACGGTTCCTTGACCGCAGCGTACACGTTGGCTACACGCTGCCCGGGATTGTCGTTGCGTTGGCGCTTGTCTATATGGGGACGCGCGGGTTTCCGTGGCTTTACCATACCGTTTGGATGCTACAACTGGCGTACCTCATCCGCTTTCTGCCGCAGGCGTCGACGACGATGGCCGACGGGCTGTCCCAGCAAAACCCGAGGCTATATGAGGCGGCGCGCAGCCTGGGGCAGTCCCCCATGGGCGCGATCAGGCGGGTCGTGCTGCCCGTCGCGCTCCCTTCATTGGCGGCGGCCGGGCTCGCCGTGTTTATCTCAGTGATCAAAGAATTACCGGCGACGATATTGTTGAAACCGCCGGGGTTTTCGACGCTGGCGCAGAGGATCTGGTCGCTGACCCAGGATGCGTTCTTCACAGCGACAGCGCCGACGGTTTTTGTGCTCCTTAGCTTAGCGCTCGGCGCTCTGTGGTTGCGTCCGGATACGGATTTACGAGGTCAAGATTGA
- a CDS encoding thymidine phosphorylase family protein, which yields MSTDDYIMEQAPGLGLATEMPARIADSFRHVRAKINGEPFDDAALLAVMEDVVSGRYGEVHVASFLSACAGGKMSVAETIALTRAMVSVGDQLHWEHAPMVDKHCVGGLPGNRTTPIVVATVAACGLYMPKTSSRAITSAAGTADTMETLTTVNLSLDEIRNVVDAEGGCIAWGGSMRLSPADDILIGVERSLKLNNVNQLVASILSKKAAAGSSHILIDIPVGPSVKFKTAKAADALTLLMQAVAKPLGLNLKIIQSDGRQPVGRGIGAALEARDILAVLQNDPDAPQDLRRRSAMLAGHLLEIGGVASPGEGMKMADAVIEGGRAWSKFEAICEAQGGLRRPPTATFQRDFLATRAGVVESIQNRKLATVAKLAGAPQTSAAGLEFLAPIGTAVEKGQPLFIVHAESPDALQTALEYAEKRPDIVALGRA from the coding sequence ATGAGCACAGACGATTATATCATGGAGCAGGCGCCCGGGTTGGGCCTGGCGACCGAGATGCCGGCGCGGATTGCGGACTCATTTCGGCATGTGCGCGCGAAGATCAACGGCGAGCCATTCGACGACGCCGCGCTGCTGGCGGTGATGGAGGATGTGGTCTCGGGGCGCTACGGCGAGGTGCATGTGGCGTCGTTCTTGTCGGCTTGCGCGGGCGGCAAGATGTCGGTCGCCGAGACCATCGCGCTGACGCGCGCGATGGTCTCGGTGGGCGACCAGCTTCATTGGGAGCACGCGCCGATGGTCGATAAGCATTGCGTCGGCGGGTTGCCGGGCAATCGCACGACCCCGATTGTCGTGGCGACTGTCGCGGCCTGCGGGCTCTATATGCCCAAGACTTCGTCGCGGGCGATCACCTCGGCCGCCGGCACCGCCGACACGATGGAGACCTTGACCACGGTGAACCTGAGCCTGGACGAGATTCGCAACGTGGTCGACGCCGAAGGCGGCTGCATCGCCTGGGGCGGCTCGATGCGACTGAGCCCGGCCGACGATATTCTCATCGGCGTGGAGCGCTCGCTCAAGCTCAACAACGTCAACCAATTGGTCGCGTCGATTTTATCCAAAAAGGCGGCGGCGGGCTCCTCGCATATTTTGATCGATATCCCGGTGGGCCCCAGCGTGAAGTTCAAGACGGCGAAGGCCGCCGACGCGCTCACCCTATTAATGCAGGCGGTCGCCAAACCGCTCGGCCTCAACCTGAAGATCATCCAGAGCGACGGGCGCCAGCCGGTCGGCCGGGGCATCGGCGCCGCGCTGGAGGCCAGGGATATCCTGGCCGTCCTGCAAAACGACCCGGACGCCCCGCAGGACCTGCGCCGCCGCTCCGCGATGCTCGCCGGGCATCTTCTCGAGATTGGCGGCGTGGCCAGCCCCGGCGAGGGCATGAAGATGGCCGACGCGGTCATCGAAGGCGGTCGGGCGTGGAGCAAATTTGAGGCGATTTGCGAGGCTCAGGGCGGCCTTCGTCGCCCGCCCACCGCGACCTTCCAGCGCGACTTCCTCGCCACCCGCGCCGGCGTCGTCGAGAGCATCCAGAACCGCAAGCTCGCCACCGTCGCCAAGCTCGCCGGCGCCCCGCAGACGTCCGCGGCGGGATTGGAATTCCTCGCGCCTATCGGCACCGCGGTCGAAAAGGGGCAACCGCTCTTTATCGTCCACGCCGAGTCTCCCGACGCGCTGCAAACCGCGCTCGAATACGCCGAAAAACGCCCGGATATTGTCGCTCTGGGACGGGCCTAA
- a CDS encoding iron ABC transporter substrate-binding protein has product MRNVLLILSMLALVLSGCDKPKEVESTTGEAAVEKVADAEEKVGELTIYSGRNEEMLKPLMAQFSEESGIEIKVQYGKSSELAATLVEEGDASPADVFFAQDVSTLGFLANEGKLVANEKFAERVPATFRAADNTWVGVSGRARVLAYNTNTVKPEELPADVDGLLNERWKGRIGWAPENASFQSFVAAMIAQRGQEETKKWLEGVMALAPKAFPSNTPLVTAVGRGEIEVGLTNHYYLFRLKAEHGEDFPVANHYFRSGKSGSLVNAAGVAVVKTGQNREAADAFVEFLLSKPAQEYFATKTHEFPLVAGVETGGKIPKITELKTPATDLSTLGQLEPAVRLLHEIGALK; this is encoded by the coding sequence ATGCGCAACGTACTACTTATACTATCGATGCTGGCCCTCGTCCTGTCAGGCTGTGACAAACCCAAAGAGGTCGAGTCGACCACGGGCGAGGCGGCCGTTGAAAAGGTGGCCGATGCCGAAGAAAAGGTCGGCGAGCTCACGATCTACAGCGGCCGAAACGAGGAAATGTTAAAGCCGCTCATGGCGCAATTCAGCGAGGAGTCCGGGATCGAGATCAAGGTTCAATACGGCAAGTCGTCTGAGCTCGCCGCGACGTTGGTCGAAGAGGGCGACGCGTCGCCGGCGGACGTCTTCTTTGCCCAGGACGTGAGCACGCTCGGGTTCCTGGCGAACGAGGGGAAGCTCGTCGCGAACGAGAAATTCGCCGAGCGCGTCCCCGCGACCTTCCGCGCCGCCGACAACACCTGGGTTGGCGTGAGCGGGCGCGCCCGTGTCCTCGCGTATAACACCAACACCGTCAAACCCGAGGAGCTCCCGGCCGACGTGGATGGGCTGCTCAATGAGCGCTGGAAGGGCAGGATTGGCTGGGCGCCCGAGAACGCGTCGTTTCAGTCCTTCGTGGCGGCGATGATCGCGCAGCGCGGCCAGGAGGAGACCAAGAAGTGGCTGGAGGGCGTGATGGCCCTTGCGCCCAAGGCGTTCCCCTCAAATACGCCCCTGGTGACCGCCGTGGGGCGCGGCGAGATCGAGGTCGGGCTGACCAATCACTATTATCTGTTCCGACTCAAAGCTGAGCACGGCGAGGACTTCCCCGTGGCGAACCACTATTTTCGCAGCGGGAAGTCCGGTTCGCTCGTGAACGCGGCCGGCGTCGCGGTCGTCAAGACCGGCCAGAATCGAGAGGCCGCCGACGCGTTTGTTGAATTCCTGCTGTCGAAGCCTGCGCAGGAGTATTTCGCGACCAAGACCCATGAGTTTCCGCTCGTCGCCGGCGTTGAGACCGGCGGGAAGATCCCGAAGATCACGGAGCTGAAGACGCCTGCGACCGACCTCTCCACGCTAGGGCAGCTCGAGCCGGCGGTGCGCCTGCTGCACGAAATCGGAGCGTTGAAGTAA